Proteins co-encoded in one Natronorubrum daqingense genomic window:
- a CDS encoding DUF7527 domain-containing protein — translation MEPRTKERAEQWDSRPFSGGYDGLSDLASSDFSGAVVSAGTWLFMLNGRIVGVVDGELESFEAASGTIYDAPHPALPLLCTMEETGGETRARYYTNKTPLREVDETLQHNSFTGYVELSENVLSGDYYAVYYGGRRMAAAYIGNAERLLTGEEAFERADDEVGIYEVRDVEIDVTDVPGRTSDDASAKTQASSDPVSETEPTAAPETEPTASSSPEDTSDSEPPGPETPSGRDDSTDDVSVPPSSSSLESIDIAESTAEPDDRTPKGRSIEDIALEETLGEETTVDTSNAADHADSSTPTEPEGTDLESAPSGITSSSVETHTYSDPEDQSVTESNEQSPAEPETGVPAERSTETPGDGIDPSPPTDRQPRESEPKTTENQSAVSTETADEPEDESTADGDADPSDPGPDLAEVEAAAEQLEQNDISWTEDDVDATTEEPESTENGERFDEEEQWRETRNIPSIDPDNTQEPTTTAEAATRTDPDSRSTVSRSSTDATATQSTALGEEQRQRTTPSESAPGRGKPAPSSQEQDDRVADLTEQVGSLEDQRDALVRKYEELEADRDRLKSENEELSSTVERLQARIDDLEQSLQQARETQAPSPAETDSTPTRTELSRQRALSDTNLFVRYASKSQPTLDTAHDANADRSEVASNLRLEHHTGFDAADVAVDGEPFDDFLTGTMEHQFVTWLTETVLYEVRDTGKADALADLYDAIPRIDRAELGASISLTDDETEHVPDEVTFDVVAFDKMGNPLVVANLNDSRQPATQGMLEEMEEAASAVKANYQTLAAAMVVTSSYFEPGALEVTERATGGGFLSRGSKLSYVSLSRKQGYHLCLVEARSEGFHMNVPEL, via the coding sequence ATGGAACCGCGCACGAAAGAGCGCGCCGAACAATGGGATTCTCGCCCGTTCAGCGGCGGATACGACGGCCTTTCCGATCTCGCTTCGAGTGATTTCTCGGGTGCCGTCGTCAGCGCCGGAACGTGGCTGTTCATGCTCAACGGTCGCATCGTCGGCGTCGTCGACGGGGAACTCGAGTCGTTCGAAGCCGCCTCAGGGACGATCTACGACGCACCACACCCCGCGTTGCCGTTGCTCTGTACGATGGAAGAGACGGGCGGAGAGACGCGAGCGAGGTACTATACCAACAAAACTCCGCTTCGAGAGGTCGACGAGACGTTACAGCACAATTCGTTCACCGGCTACGTCGAACTCAGCGAAAACGTTCTGAGCGGCGACTACTACGCCGTCTACTACGGCGGTCGCCGGATGGCAGCCGCCTACATCGGCAACGCCGAACGGTTGCTCACCGGTGAAGAAGCGTTCGAACGGGCCGACGACGAGGTCGGGATTTACGAGGTTCGAGACGTCGAAATCGACGTCACCGACGTCCCCGGACGGACATCCGATGACGCCAGTGCAAAGACACAGGCAAGTTCCGACCCAGTCTCCGAGACCGAGCCGACTGCTGCCCCTGAGACCGAGCCGACTGCTTCCTCGAGTCCCGAAGACACGAGCGACTCGGAACCTCCCGGCCCGGAGACGCCAAGCGGACGAGATGACTCGACAGACGACGTATCGGTCCCCCCTTCGTCGTCATCACTCGAGTCGATCGACATCGCGGAATCGACGGCGGAGCCAGACGATCGAACGCCGAAGGGCCGGTCGATCGAAGATATCGCACTCGAGGAAACGCTGGGCGAGGAGACGACCGTCGATACGTCCAACGCGGCGGATCACGCCGACTCCTCGACGCCGACTGAACCCGAGGGGACCGATCTCGAGTCGGCACCCAGTGGCATCACCTCCTCGAGCGTCGAAACGCACACGTACTCGGATCCGGAAGACCAGTCGGTAACCGAATCGAACGAGCAGTCACCGGCCGAACCGGAGACCGGGGTACCGGCCGAGCGCTCAACTGAGACACCTGGGGACGGAATCGACCCATCGCCGCCTACCGATCGTCAGCCCCGAGAGTCGGAGCCGAAGACGACGGAGAACCAATCTGCTGTGTCGACCGAGACGGCCGACGAACCAGAAGACGAGTCGACTGCTGATGGAGACGCTGATCCGTCCGATCCAGGACCAGACCTCGCCGAGGTCGAAGCTGCCGCAGAACAGTTAGAGCAGAACGATATTTCCTGGACGGAAGACGACGTCGACGCCACGACTGAAGAACCAGAGTCGACGGAAAATGGCGAGCGGTTCGATGAAGAAGAACAGTGGCGGGAAACGCGGAATATTCCGTCGATCGACCCCGATAACACCCAGGAACCGACGACAACTGCCGAGGCTGCGACGCGCACCGACCCTGATTCGAGATCGACCGTGTCCCGGTCGTCGACGGACGCGACGGCCACACAATCGACAGCCCTGGGGGAAGAGCAACGACAACGCACGACTCCAAGCGAGTCAGCGCCCGGTCGAGGGAAGCCCGCTCCCTCGAGTCAGGAGCAAGACGATCGAGTCGCAGACCTCACCGAACAGGTTGGGTCCCTCGAGGACCAACGCGACGCACTCGTCAGGAAGTACGAGGAGTTAGAAGCTGACCGGGACAGACTCAAATCCGAAAACGAGGAACTCTCCTCGACGGTCGAGCGCTTACAGGCCCGAATCGACGATCTCGAGCAGTCCCTACAACAGGCGCGCGAGACGCAGGCTCCGAGCCCCGCAGAGACGGATTCGACGCCAACGCGAACCGAACTGTCGCGCCAGCGGGCGCTTTCCGACACGAACCTCTTCGTTCGATACGCCTCGAAGAGTCAACCGACGCTCGATACGGCTCACGACGCGAACGCCGATCGAAGCGAGGTCGCTTCGAACCTGCGACTCGAGCATCATACAGGGTTCGATGCCGCCGATGTCGCAGTCGATGGAGAGCCATTCGACGACTTTCTGACCGGGACGATGGAACACCAGTTCGTCACGTGGTTGACCGAGACGGTGCTCTACGAGGTTCGAGACACTGGAAAGGCTGACGCGCTCGCCGATCTCTACGACGCAATTCCGCGAATCGACCGCGCGGAGTTGGGTGCATCGATTTCGCTCACCGACGACGAGACTGAACACGTTCCCGACGAGGTCACGTTCGACGTCGTCGCGTTCGACAAGATGGGTAATCCACTCGTCGTCGCGAACCTCAACGACTCGCGCCAGCCCGCAACGCAGGGAATGCTCGAGGAGATGGAAGAAGCCGCTTCGGCGGTCAAGGCGAACTATCAGACGCTCGCGGCGGCGATGGTCGTCACCTCGAGTTACTTCGAACCGGGTGCACTCGAGGTCACCGAACGAGCGACCGGAGGTGGGTTCCTCAGCCGCGGTTCGAAGCTGAGTTACGTCTCGCTCTCGCGAAAACAGGGGTATCACCTCTGTCTCGTCGAGGCGCGCTCGGAAGGGTTCCATATGAACGTCCCCGAGTTGTAG
- a CDS encoding ABC transporter ATP-binding protein yields the protein MANGQLLTTAAEEQAPESHAHDAVLQLDSVAKHYGSEAVIPDLSLSVRDGEILTLLGPSGCGKTTTLRLIAGLERPDTGTIQLRDDDVAGNGRFVPPEERGVGVVFQEFALFPHLSARENVAFGLQEWPEDERDARVEELLDLVGLESQGESYPDELSGGQQQRIALARSLAPEPAMLLLDEPFSNLDVDLRVEMREEVRRIIKEAGVTAVSVTHDQEEALSISDRVAVMNDGDVEQIDTPQQVFQQPESRFVAGFLGHASFLSGDVHGDSVDTALGRVLRDDVNGLAEQYDSTSIDLLVRPDDVTAFPASGSEANGHVVYRRYLGPTVLYRVELDSGETIECMHNHSDRIDLDERVAVRVTADHELAWFPANQRTKTETETTTTA from the coding sequence ATGGCGAACGGACAACTACTCACGACGGCAGCCGAGGAACAAGCTCCGGAGTCACACGCCCACGATGCGGTCCTCCAACTCGATAGCGTCGCGAAACACTACGGCAGTGAAGCGGTCATTCCGGACCTCTCGTTGTCAGTTCGCGACGGTGAAATCCTCACGTTGCTCGGCCCATCTGGCTGTGGAAAGACGACGACACTCCGGCTAATCGCCGGCCTCGAGCGACCCGATACCGGGACAATCCAGCTTCGCGACGACGACGTTGCCGGCAACGGGAGATTCGTCCCACCGGAAGAACGCGGCGTCGGGGTCGTGTTTCAAGAGTTCGCATTGTTTCCCCACCTGAGCGCCCGTGAAAACGTCGCCTTCGGCTTACAGGAGTGGCCGGAAGACGAACGCGACGCTCGAGTCGAAGAACTCCTCGACCTCGTCGGCCTCGAGTCACAGGGTGAGAGTTACCCGGACGAGCTCTCGGGCGGCCAACAACAGCGAATCGCGCTCGCTCGCTCGCTCGCCCCGGAACCGGCGATGTTGTTACTCGACGAGCCCTTCTCGAATCTCGACGTCGACTTGCGCGTCGAAATGCGAGAGGAGGTTCGTCGAATCATCAAAGAAGCCGGTGTCACTGCAGTTTCGGTCACGCACGATCAAGAAGAGGCGCTGTCGATTTCCGACCGCGTCGCCGTGATGAACGACGGCGACGTCGAGCAGATAGATACGCCCCAGCAGGTGTTCCAGCAACCCGAATCCCGCTTCGTCGCGGGCTTTCTCGGACACGCGAGTTTCCTCTCGGGTGACGTTCACGGTGATAGCGTCGACACGGCCCTCGGGCGAGTCCTCCGCGACGACGTTAACGGACTCGCAGAGCAGTACGACAGCACCAGTATCGACTTACTCGTTCGACCCGACGACGTCACGGCGTTTCCGGCGTCCGGGTCGGAGGCCAACGGTCACGTCGTCTATCGACGGTATCTCGGGCCAACGGTGCTCTACCGCGTCGAACTCGACTCCGGTGAGACGATCGAGTGCATGCACAACCACTCGGATCGAATCGACTTAGACGAACGCGTCGCCGTTCGCGTCACCGCAGACCACGAACTCGCGTGGTTCCCCGCCAACCAGCGGACGAAGACGGAGACGGAGACGACCACAACAGCGTAA
- a CDS encoding UPF0058 family protein: MHKDELLELHEELVVIMEYFSQREDVDEELFDPYHQLDVDPSHVHKSKSEHKHAVFVLGNALAKGMSEDEFSSAGRIGKRMKELADDAESKI; this comes from the coding sequence ATGCACAAAGACGAACTCCTCGAGCTCCACGAAGAACTCGTCGTGATTATGGAGTATTTCTCCCAGCGGGAGGACGTCGACGAGGAACTGTTCGACCCGTACCATCAACTCGACGTCGACCCTTCACACGTCCACAAATCCAAAAGTGAGCACAAACACGCCGTATTCGTACTCGGTAACGCCCTCGCGAAGGGAATGAGCGAAGACGAGTTCTCGAGTGCCGGTCGAATTGGCAAACGAATGAAGGAATTAGCCGACGACGCCGAGTCGAAAATATAG